A single genomic interval of Terriglobus albidus harbors:
- a CDS encoding helix-turn-helix domain-containing protein gives MTTKRKQKDERYRDACFPDGAKEVFAPKAGGYAPLPYISRELLRYLEGAELKVWIYLLTRGGPQSICYPTYEDIMRGTGIKGKGTVSKSIHRLEKIGLIRSHNDRGTRRYLLRDPRLAVAKLYELNEMTKGELEDANDLLEIMKLPLIEPKPKIVVPKAAKKAGGK, from the coding sequence ATGACGACGAAGCGAAAGCAAAAAGACGAGCGATACCGGGACGCATGTTTTCCTGACGGGGCCAAAGAAGTGTTCGCGCCTAAAGCCGGGGGATATGCACCGCTTCCATACATCTCGCGGGAACTCCTGCGGTACCTGGAAGGCGCAGAACTCAAGGTCTGGATTTACCTGCTCACGCGCGGCGGCCCGCAAAGCATCTGCTACCCGACCTATGAAGACATTATGCGAGGCACGGGCATCAAGGGAAAAGGAACGGTAAGCAAGTCGATACACCGTCTGGAAAAGATCGGACTCATCCGCTCCCACAATGACCGGGGCACCCGTCGCTATCTGCTGCGCGACCCTCGACTAGCCGTCGCAAAACTTTACGAGCTGAACGAGATGACGAAGGGCGAGCTGGAAGATGCTAACGACCTGCTCGAAATCATGAAGCTGCCTTTGATTGAACCCAAGCCGAAGATCGTCGTTCCTAAGGCCGCAAAGAAAGCGGGCGGCAAATGA
- a CDS encoding DUF2971 domain-containing protein, translated as MSTTASLEKFVGDVLHTYTTTPPGMLWHYTNAAGFLGIFRSGKLWATNTDYLNDASEMRYSRRLVLRAIEGIRSSITTREEHEMLSLFLQCIGDNATRPVFVTSFSAEKNELSQWRAYGGSTGSFALGFGSAQLVAAIAKNTVTRFGLYQCLYDETQSASLCQQIVENLLEDFRSLRTSATGSLPYNEMSDFVHESVRIFDTLAPLIKHPDFIKEAEWRLVSEVVDLTKRPIHLREGRTQIVPYLELTIAPDNSDPRFTVHMLVGPSNGHNPRDASRAQIGYCDDFILQPFPIESSYSPFRHT; from the coding sequence ATGAGTACGACTGCCAGTTTAGAGAAATTCGTAGGTGATGTGTTGCACACCTATACAACCACACCGCCAGGCATGTTGTGGCACTACACGAATGCTGCAGGATTTCTGGGGATCTTCCGGTCTGGCAAGCTCTGGGCGACAAATACTGACTATCTTAACGATGCATCGGAGATGCGATATTCGAGGCGTTTGGTTTTGCGTGCTATTGAGGGAATTAGATCCAGCATAACCACCCGCGAAGAGCACGAGATGTTGAGCCTCTTCTTGCAATGCATTGGCGACAACGCTACCCGGCCTGTTTTTGTGACATCCTTTTCGGCCGAGAAGAATGAGCTGAGCCAATGGCGTGCATACGGGGGTAGCACCGGAAGCTTCGCACTAGGGTTCGGCTCAGCGCAGCTGGTCGCGGCAATTGCCAAGAACACTGTTACGCGCTTCGGTTTGTACCAGTGTCTTTATGACGAAACACAAAGCGCATCCCTGTGTCAGCAAATAGTGGAAAACTTGCTTGAAGACTTTAGAAGTTTGCGGACAAGCGCGACCGGCAGCCTCCCTTATAACGAAATGTCAGATTTCGTTCATGAGTCGGTCAGGATATTTGATACGCTTGCCCCTCTCATCAAACATCCTGATTTCATCAAGGAGGCCGAGTGGCGACTGGTATCAGAGGTTGTCGATCTTACTAAGAGACCGATACATCTGCGTGAGGGCAGAACTCAGATCGTTCCCTATCTTGAACTGACGATCGCTCCGGACAACTCGGACCCGAGATTTACGGTGCATATGCTGGTTGGGCCATCTAACGGCCATAACCCCCGAGATGCCAGCCGCGCACAAATCGGATATTGTGACGACTTCATTCTCCAGCCTTTCCCCATCGAGTCTTCGTACAGTCCTTTCCGACATACGTAA
- a CDS encoding DUF4062 domain-containing protein, which yields MGFQANVLKVMIASPSDVADEREIVTNVLYQWNNANAVTRELVLQPVKWETHSSPQMGAPAQSLLNEHLLLDADIVVSIFGTRIGTATADFISGSVEEIKRHVAAGKLAMLYFSHVPVDPHAIDPKQWAALQAFKEECRASGLYAEYASHEQLRTDFGHHLAIALNRPQYLWLTKPNAEVELKEPDLDYNERRLILETADDRNGQIIAGTTMEGFYVQANGKNFVEDTPRSSATWKRVLSNLVQLGYLHQESEEIYELTEDGFARADKEISIAPLELSLSFAGTPNRQLLCVESNKPIIVKQVEFLTSSEAKISDMQIGSENAKEHSVVLDHAKIISLFNTPRPDMNYSDHSGPAALRLVIEVNGRRNEVLLPIMLQPKFVSNTQWIELSGSKVFVLKDI from the coding sequence ATGGGATTTCAGGCAAATGTCCTAAAAGTAATGATCGCCTCCCCAAGCGACGTAGCGGACGAGCGCGAGATCGTGACCAATGTGCTGTATCAATGGAATAACGCCAACGCCGTCACCCGCGAACTCGTGCTCCAGCCCGTCAAGTGGGAAACCCACAGCTCTCCTCAGATGGGCGCTCCTGCACAATCACTTCTCAACGAACATTTACTGCTCGATGCAGACATCGTTGTCAGCATCTTCGGAACTCGCATCGGGACGGCCACAGCTGACTTCATAAGCGGCAGTGTGGAGGAGATTAAGCGACATGTCGCGGCGGGGAAATTGGCAATGTTGTACTTTTCGCATGTACCGGTCGATCCGCATGCCATCGATCCGAAACAATGGGCCGCGCTGCAAGCGTTTAAGGAAGAGTGCAGAGCAAGCGGCCTCTATGCCGAATATGCCAGCCACGAACAATTACGCACGGATTTCGGACATCACCTGGCAATCGCTCTCAACAGGCCTCAATATCTTTGGCTCACGAAGCCCAATGCCGAAGTCGAACTGAAAGAACCGGATCTGGATTACAATGAGCGACGACTCATTCTGGAAACGGCGGACGACCGAAACGGACAGATCATTGCAGGGACCACGATGGAGGGGTTTTACGTCCAGGCAAATGGGAAGAATTTTGTCGAAGACACTCCTCGCTCCTCCGCAACGTGGAAGCGAGTGCTGAGCAACCTGGTGCAACTCGGCTATCTGCATCAAGAGAGTGAAGAAATATACGAGCTGACCGAAGATGGCTTCGCCCGCGCTGATAAGGAAATCAGCATTGCTCCTCTGGAACTGTCGTTGTCGTTCGCAGGAACACCCAACAGGCAGCTGCTCTGCGTCGAATCAAACAAACCGATCATCGTAAAACAAGTCGAGTTTCTTACCTCTTCCGAAGCCAAAATATCCGATATGCAAATCGGTTCTGAGAATGCCAAAGAACATTCAGTTGTGCTGGATCACGCGAAAATCATCAGTTTATTCAATACGCCTCGACCTGACATGAACTACTCCGACCATTCAGGCCCAGCCGCGCTGAGGTTGGTGATTGAAGTAAATGGCCGCAGGAACGAGGTGCTCCTTCCGATCATGCTCCAGCCTAAGTTTGTCAGCAATACCCAATGGATAGAACTATCAGGTTCGAAAGTATTCGTATTGAAGGATATCTGA
- a CDS encoding tyrosine-type recombinase/integrase — MRGVYEKPEGSGVWWIHYYASGKRHREKVGRKSDAIKLYQSRKADATAGRKLPELRDSKVLRFSELIDDALEFVADHKDRRSYISKGEIVRKVFGSRPAGEITPQELDRWLRSHCKTPATANRYKAFISLCYREGVHNNKTTINPARQVRHRREGVGRLRFLTREEYDNLYKVIQTNHPEHLAEFIISVTTGMRLSEQYSLTWGQIHLDRRTIDLIKTKNGSARTVYLNADSVAAFESLRRKGQKATDPIFLRQGARFDTRSWFVPCLTEADIEGYVWHSNRHTFCSWLAMAGASIKEIQELAGHKTITMSARYSHLSPEHRLSVIDRISSVIEQEL; from the coding sequence ATGCGCGGAGTATACGAAAAGCCGGAAGGCAGCGGTGTATGGTGGATTCACTACTACGCGTCTGGGAAACGACATCGCGAAAAGGTCGGTCGCAAGTCAGATGCCATTAAGCTGTACCAGAGCCGCAAGGCCGATGCGACTGCCGGTCGAAAACTGCCGGAATTGCGAGACAGCAAGGTATTGCGTTTTTCCGAACTGATCGACGATGCCCTGGAGTTCGTAGCCGATCACAAGGATCGTCGCAGCTACATCAGCAAAGGCGAAATCGTCCGCAAGGTGTTCGGCTCGCGGCCCGCCGGAGAGATTACACCACAGGAGCTTGATCGCTGGCTTCGCTCTCACTGCAAAACGCCCGCCACCGCAAACCGGTACAAAGCCTTTATCTCGCTTTGCTATCGCGAGGGTGTTCACAACAACAAAACCACCATAAATCCCGCACGTCAGGTTCGTCACCGTCGTGAAGGAGTCGGTCGTCTTCGCTTCCTGACTCGCGAAGAGTATGACAACCTTTACAAGGTGATTCAAACAAACCATCCGGAGCACCTGGCCGAGTTCATCATCTCCGTAACTACAGGCATGCGGCTCTCGGAGCAATATTCGTTGACGTGGGGACAAATCCATCTGGACCGCCGCACTATCGATCTCATCAAGACGAAGAATGGCTCCGCCCGTACCGTTTATCTAAATGCAGACTCAGTCGCTGCGTTCGAGAGCCTCCGCCGTAAAGGACAGAAGGCTACAGATCCCATCTTTCTGAGGCAAGGTGCCCGCTTCGACACGCGTTCCTGGTTCGTCCCATGCCTCACAGAGGCCGACATCGAAGGTTACGTTTGGCACTCCAACCGACACACATTCTGTTCATGGCTTGCAATGGCTGGCGCTTCCATCAAAGAAATCCAAGAACTCGCCGGGCATAAGACGATAACTATGTCAGCCCGCTATAGTCACCTATCCCCCGAGCATCGCCTTTCGGTCATCGATCGCATTTCGTCCGTGATTGAACAGGAATTGTAA